In one Bosea sp. RAC05 genomic region, the following are encoded:
- a CDS encoding tripartite tricarboxylate transporter substrate-binding protein yields the protein MKTLLLGLAAAATLAIAPVAAQGYPNRPVTMLVPFAPGGTTDVLARILAEEMGKALGQNVVVENVGGAGGRSGTERVTRGEPDGYVVLFGNMGPMAASRALFKDQRYDPRTDLAPIGLVADVPMVMAVSKKSGVTDLRAFVTRVKAQGDKVTFGTAGFGATSDLAPRLLLNLSGLKATIVPYKGAGPAIQDLIGGFVDGVIDQTATLLPLHAAGSVTALAVTGDSRLPQAPDVPTFAEAGLPEFGMKVWNALAVHKDTSPAIVERLVAALDKSLSSDFVRTRFEGLAVPVPPAAIRGPKHLGQLVKTEVERWEAVLKDVPKE from the coding sequence ATGAAAACGCTTCTGCTCGGCCTGGCGGCCGCAGCCACGCTGGCGATCGCGCCCGTCGCGGCGCAGGGTTATCCGAACCGACCCGTGACGATGCTCGTGCCCTTCGCGCCGGGCGGCACCACCGACGTGCTGGCCCGCATTCTCGCCGAGGAGATGGGCAAGGCGCTCGGCCAGAACGTCGTCGTCGAGAATGTCGGCGGGGCCGGCGGCCGGTCCGGGACGGAGCGCGTCACCCGCGGCGAGCCGGACGGCTACGTGGTCCTGTTCGGCAATATGGGGCCGATGGCGGCCAGCCGGGCGCTGTTCAAGGACCAGCGCTACGATCCCCGCACCGATCTCGCCCCCATCGGCCTCGTCGCCGACGTGCCGATGGTGATGGCCGTGAGCAAGAAGAGCGGAGTCACGGACCTCCGGGCCTTCGTCACCCGGGTCAAGGCGCAGGGCGACAAGGTGACGTTCGGCACGGCCGGATTCGGCGCGACCTCCGATCTGGCGCCGCGGCTCCTGCTGAACCTGTCGGGTCTGAAGGCGACGATCGTGCCCTACAAGGGTGCCGGGCCAGCGATCCAGGACCTGATCGGCGGCTTCGTCGACGGCGTCATCGACCAGACGGCGACGCTCCTGCCGCTGCATGCCGCAGGCTCCGTGACGGCACTGGCGGTGACCGGCGACAGCCGCCTGCCGCAGGCGCCGGACGTGCCGACCTTCGCGGAGGCCGGGCTGCCCGAGTTCGGCATGAAGGTCTGGAATGCGCTTGCCGTCCACAAGGACACCAGCCCCGCGATCGTCGAGCGGCTGGTCGCCGCGCTGGACAAGAGCCTCTCCTCGGATTTCGTCCGCACGCGCTTCGAGGGCCTCGCCGTGCCGGTTCCGCCGGCCGCCATTCGCGGTCCCAAGCATCTCGGCCAGCTGGTGAAGACCGAGGTCGAGCGCTGGGAGGCCGTGCTGAAGGACGTCCCGAAGGAGTGA
- a CDS encoding helix-turn-helix domain-containing protein, translating to MIPVRFTTSGLPIREQFDAWRGWFDGVFNIALNESEAGFAASSVVWTLDEFGLSHVKAPALTAVRDTALLRANPIDHWVITLGHRRTVGSGGGGLILDVPGSVPYVASLGRELVSQRSSDERLQLYLPRDSFRELAPLLDAAQAQALDTPLGRLLGDYIGLLQRSFSELEAADMPRLTNAVRAMVMACTGPSSDRLDLASSQINVTRREKVRQFIDQNLREPRLDATMLCREVGMSRTQLYRLFQDDGGVARYIRHRRLLRGYADLSDTANGASINAIADALCFEDASSFSRAFKQEFGLNPRDVRAAAAAGLLLRARRQDAGAEQPRTLRECLLQF from the coding sequence ATGATTCCAGTCCGATTCACGACCAGCGGCCTGCCGATCCGGGAGCAGTTCGATGCGTGGCGGGGCTGGTTCGACGGCGTCTTCAACATCGCCCTGAACGAGAGCGAGGCCGGCTTCGCCGCCAGCAGTGTGGTCTGGACGCTGGACGAGTTCGGCCTCAGCCACGTCAAGGCCCCTGCCCTGACCGCGGTGCGCGACACCGCCCTGCTGCGCGCGAACCCGATCGACCATTGGGTGATCACGCTCGGCCATCGCCGGACAGTGGGATCGGGCGGCGGCGGCCTCATCCTCGATGTGCCGGGGTCGGTGCCCTATGTCGCCTCGCTCGGCCGCGAACTCGTCAGTCAGCGCTCGAGCGACGAGCGGCTGCAGCTCTATCTGCCGCGAGACAGCTTCCGCGAACTCGCGCCGCTGCTCGACGCGGCCCAGGCACAGGCCCTCGACACGCCGCTCGGCCGACTCCTGGGCGACTATATCGGCCTTCTCCAGCGCAGTTTCAGCGAGCTCGAGGCCGCGGACATGCCGCGCCTGACCAATGCGGTCCGGGCCATGGTGATGGCCTGCACAGGCCCCTCGTCCGATCGTCTCGACCTCGCCTCCAGCCAGATCAATGTCACCCGCCGCGAAAAGGTCCGGCAGTTCATCGACCAGAACCTGCGCGAGCCGAGGCTCGATGCCACGATGCTGTGCCGCGAGGTCGGCATGTCGCGCACGCAGCTCTATCGCCTGTTCCAGGACGATGGCGGCGTCGCGCGCTACATCCGGCACCGGCGCCTCCTGCGCGGTTATGCCGATCTCTCCGATACCGCCAACGGCGCCAGCATCAACGCCATCGCCGATGCGCTGTGCTTCGAGGACGCTTCCAGCTTCAGCCGTGCCTTCAAGCAGGAATTCGGCCTGAACCCGCGCGATGTCCGTGCCGCGGCCGCCGCGGGCCTGCTGCTCCGGGCCCGGCGGCAGGACGCCGGCGCGGAGCAGCCGCGCACCCTGCGCGAGTGCCTGCTGCAGTTCTGA
- a CDS encoding SLC13 family permease has translation MSPIAYTALIIAAAVVLFVTNRVPVVLVAMGTALSLWATGVLTLPQALGGLGDPAVIFIAALFVVSSGLEVTGVTAWAGQLLIKGAGEESRTRLLLLTMGLVALLTALISVNGAVAALLPVVVVIAVRLKRNSSQLLMPLVFAAHAGSMLALTGTPVNVLVSEAASDAGVGGFGFFEFALAGIPLLAGSMAIMILFGQKLLPERNGATMPADFSRHAKTLVEQYGLASGVYQLRVRASCPYIGQAATAIDLAAFPGLQFVAIQEGDSAGPLRRNAIAEGDHVLLRGDAEAAATFAATMHLAFRDESAASGGGEETLFNKRSGLAEVVIPPRSGLIGQSVFPGMVTESGDLIILAVQRSGNEIAAGNATSEAGGVVLQAGDTMLLQGTWKALDTHLDDPDVLVVSSPELVRRQAVPMGPGAKQAVVILFGMVLLLATGIVPPAVAGLLAAGAIILTGIMTVEQSYRAISWTTVILVGAMMPLSTAMVETGAAKLLAERLVLMVGDAGPMALLAGLFILTAVMGQLISNTATALIVIPIGVAAAASMGISPKPVLMSTAVAAAGAFLTPIATPTNLMVMGPGGYAFSDYWKLGLPLLIWFFIVAVFIVPLIWRF, from the coding sequence GTGAGCCCCATTGCCTATACCGCTCTGATCATCGCCGCGGCGGTCGTCCTGTTCGTCACGAACAGGGTTCCGGTCGTGCTGGTGGCGATGGGTACGGCGCTTTCGCTCTGGGCGACCGGCGTCCTGACCCTGCCGCAGGCGCTGGGCGGGCTCGGCGACCCGGCGGTGATCTTCATCGCCGCGCTATTCGTCGTGTCGTCCGGCCTCGAGGTCACGGGTGTCACCGCCTGGGCCGGGCAGCTCCTGATCAAGGGCGCGGGCGAGGAAAGCCGCACCCGCCTGCTGCTGCTGACGATGGGCCTCGTGGCCCTGCTGACGGCGCTGATCAGCGTCAACGGCGCGGTCGCGGCGCTTCTGCCGGTCGTCGTGGTCATCGCGGTCCGGCTCAAGCGCAACTCCTCGCAGCTCCTGATGCCGCTGGTCTTCGCCGCCCATGCCGGCTCGATGCTGGCGCTGACCGGCACGCCGGTGAACGTCCTCGTCTCCGAGGCGGCGTCGGATGCCGGCGTCGGCGGCTTCGGCTTCTTCGAATTCGCGCTGGCCGGCATTCCGCTGCTCGCCGGCTCGATGGCGATCATGATCCTGTTCGGGCAGAAGCTTTTGCCCGAGCGCAACGGCGCGACGATGCCGGCCGATTTCAGCCGCCACGCCAAGACGCTGGTCGAGCAGTACGGGCTCGCCAGCGGCGTCTACCAGCTGCGCGTGCGCGCCAGCTGCCCCTATATCGGGCAGGCGGCGACTGCGATCGACCTTGCCGCCTTCCCGGGACTCCAGTTCGTCGCGATCCAGGAGGGCGACAGCGCCGGACCGCTGCGCCGGAACGCGATCGCCGAGGGCGACCATGTCCTGCTGCGCGGCGATGCCGAGGCGGCGGCCACCTTCGCCGCGACGATGCATCTGGCCTTCCGCGACGAGAGCGCGGCCAGCGGCGGCGGCGAGGAGACGCTGTTCAACAAGCGCTCCGGGCTCGCCGAGGTGGTGATCCCGCCCCGCTCGGGCCTGATCGGGCAGAGCGTCTTTCCGGGCATGGTGACCGAGAGCGGCGACCTGATCATCCTCGCCGTGCAGCGCTCGGGCAACGAGATCGCCGCCGGCAACGCGACGAGCGAGGCCGGAGGCGTGGTGCTGCAGGCGGGCGACACGATGCTGCTGCAGGGCACCTGGAAGGCGCTCGACACCCATCTCGACGACCCCGACGTGCTGGTCGTCAGCTCGCCGGAGCTCGTGCGGCGCCAGGCGGTGCCAATGGGACCGGGCGCCAAGCAGGCCGTCGTGATCCTGTTCGGCATGGTCCTGCTGCTGGCCACCGGCATCGTGCCGCCGGCCGTGGCCGGCCTGCTCGCCGCCGGCGCCATCATCCTGACCGGCATCATGACGGTCGAGCAGTCCTACCGCGCGATCAGCTGGACCACCGTGATCCTCGTCGGCGCGATGATGCCGCTCTCGACGGCGATGGTCGAGACGGGCGCGGCCAAGCTCTTGGCCGAGCGGCTCGTGCTGATGGTCGGGGACGCCGGGCCGATGGCGCTGCTGGCGGGCCTCTTCATCCTGACCGCGGTGATGGGCCAGCTCATCAGCAACACCGCCACCGCGCTGATCGTGATCCCGATCGGCGTCGCCGCCGCCGCCAGCATGGGCATCTCGCCGAAGCCCGTGCTGATGAGCACGGCGGTCGCGGCGGCCGGCGCCTTCCTGACCCCCATCGCCACCCCGACCAATCTCATGGTCATGGGCCCCGGCGGCTACGCCTTCAGTGACTACTGGAAGCTCGGCCTGCCCCTGCTGATCTGGTTCTTCATCGTGGCGGTCTTCATCGTGCCGCTGATCTGGCGCTTCTGA
- a CDS encoding M20/M25/M40 family metallo-hydrolase, translating into MDVMSTANIPLDVEAAIAHLMNFLSVEGVTGQEAAIAAAVSDALIKIGVPASAIRYDDVNSRIPLPTQTGNLIVELPGTKPGPRLLFSTHLDTVPLCAGAKPRREGDRIVSDGTTALGGDARTGVALLVVVAETLIKNKLPHPPITLLFTVREESGLHGARELNPADLKSPAMCINVDGQLASELIIGAVGQENWEVEITGRASHAGVAPDKGISATMVGAIGLTEARAAGWFGKVVKGEAFGSSNIGIFGGRDGKPAGDATNVVTDYAFLKGEARSPELSFATQIVDGFEAAFAKAKAAVTDHEGATAEVVFKRAAAYPPFRLDQDAPVVKRATRALGILGIEPTYIFSNGGLDANWLDRAGVPTITIGAGQAEIHTIKEFVKLDEYEKGCRLGILMATLED; encoded by the coding sequence ATGGATGTCATGAGCACTGCCAATATCCCCCTCGACGTCGAGGCGGCGATCGCCCACCTGATGAACTTCCTCTCGGTCGAGGGCGTCACCGGCCAGGAGGCCGCCATCGCGGCCGCCGTCAGCGATGCGCTGATCAAGATCGGCGTGCCGGCCTCGGCGATCCGCTACGACGACGTCAACAGCCGCATCCCGCTGCCGACGCAGACCGGCAACCTGATCGTCGAACTGCCCGGCACCAAGCCGGGCCCGCGCCTGCTGTTCTCGACCCATCTCGACACCGTGCCGCTCTGCGCCGGCGCCAAGCCGCGGCGCGAGGGCGACCGGATCGTCTCCGACGGCACGACGGCGCTGGGCGGCGACGCGCGCACCGGCGTGGCGCTGCTGGTCGTGGTGGCCGAGACGCTGATCAAGAACAAGCTGCCCCATCCGCCGATCACGCTGCTGTTCACGGTGCGCGAGGAGAGCGGCCTTCATGGCGCCCGCGAGCTGAACCCGGCCGATCTCAAGAGCCCGGCCATGTGCATCAACGTCGACGGCCAACTCGCCTCCGAGCTGATCATCGGCGCGGTCGGCCAGGAGAACTGGGAGGTCGAGATCACCGGCCGCGCCTCGCATGCGGGTGTCGCGCCCGACAAGGGCATTTCGGCGACCATGGTCGGCGCCATCGGCCTGACGGAAGCCCGCGCCGCCGGCTGGTTCGGCAAGGTGGTCAAGGGCGAGGCCTTCGGCAGCAGCAACATCGGCATCTTCGGTGGCCGGGACGGCAAGCCGGCCGGCGACGCTACGAACGTCGTCACGGATTATGCCTTCCTGAAGGGCGAGGCGCGCAGCCCCGAGCTGAGCTTCGCCACCCAGATCGTCGACGGGTTCGAGGCGGCCTTCGCCAAGGCCAAGGCCGCCGTCACCGACCATGAGGGCGCGACCGCCGAGGTCGTCTTCAAGCGCGCCGCGGCCTATCCGCCCTTCCGGCTGGACCAGGACGCGCCGGTCGTGAAGCGCGCCACCCGCGCGCTCGGAATCCTCGGCATCGAGCCGACCTACATCTTCTCCAATGGCGGACTCGATGCGAACTGGCTCGACCGGGCGGGCGTTCCGACGATCACGATCGGGGCCGGCCAGGCCGAGATCCACACGATCAAGGAATTCGTGAAGCTCGACGAATACGAGAAGGGCTGCCGGCTCGGCATCCTGATGGCGACGCTCGAAGACTAA
- a CDS encoding AbgT family transporter, whose protein sequence is MAIESTAPKTTMQRFLDGVEKVGNMVPHPVVIFLILIGIVIVLSAVFSLFGAQVSYERINPETHKIEVASTAIRSLLNAEGIRFIYSSLVPNFMAFTAVGLMIAAMIGAGVAEESGLVTALIRKLVIISPPAALTYILAFVAITASIAADAGYLVLIPLAGIAYLAVGRNPMAGLALGFAGVAGAFTVNMLIKPLDAVLVEFTNDAARLVDPARSIGLASNVWFSVASVIVLTMTIAFITDKVVGPRLGPYDPTKAAEGTTTDQAALLSESESRGLRFAGFGLLGLIAVFLLLTVPAGAPLRNPTTGELIGNSPFMNGLIALIMLIFLTSGWCYGIGAGTVRTLTDVIAAIEKSIKGLGGTIFLFFILSQFVAYFTYTNMGTVMALSLAGVLQSANIGALPLLLGFIVVVAIIDLLLTGAIAKWAIFAPVFVPLLMKLGVEPEAVLAAYRIGDSPMNMITPLNAYFAMVVGLMQRYDRNAGVGTVVALMLPYLAGMFLVWTALFVVWKTLGLPWGL, encoded by the coding sequence ATGGCGATCGAGAGCACCGCACCCAAGACCACGATGCAGCGCTTCCTCGACGGCGTCGAGAAGGTCGGCAACATGGTGCCGCACCCGGTGGTGATCTTCCTGATCCTGATCGGCATCGTCATCGTGCTCTCGGCCGTGTTCAGCCTGTTCGGCGCGCAGGTGTCCTACGAGCGCATCAATCCCGAGACGCACAAGATCGAAGTCGCGTCGACGGCGATCCGGAGCCTTCTCAATGCGGAAGGCATCCGGTTCATCTACTCCTCGCTGGTTCCGAACTTCATGGCCTTCACCGCCGTGGGCCTGATGATCGCCGCCATGATCGGCGCCGGCGTCGCGGAAGAATCGGGGCTGGTCACCGCGCTCATCCGCAAGCTGGTGATCATCTCGCCGCCGGCCGCGCTGACCTACATCCTGGCCTTCGTCGCGATCACCGCCAGCATCGCGGCCGATGCGGGCTATCTGGTGCTGATCCCGCTCGCCGGCATCGCCTATCTGGCCGTCGGTCGCAACCCGATGGCGGGTCTCGCGCTCGGCTTTGCCGGCGTGGCCGGCGCGTTCACCGTCAACATGCTGATCAAGCCGCTCGACGCCGTGCTCGTCGAGTTCACCAATGACGCCGCCCGCCTCGTCGACCCCGCCCGCAGCATCGGCCTGGCCTCGAACGTCTGGTTCTCGGTCGCGTCGGTGATCGTTCTGACGATGACCATCGCCTTCATCACCGACAAGGTCGTCGGCCCGAGGCTCGGACCTTATGACCCGACGAAGGCGGCCGAGGGCACGACGACGGATCAGGCGGCGCTGTTGTCCGAGTCGGAATCCCGCGGCCTGCGCTTTGCCGGCTTCGGGCTACTCGGGCTGATCGCCGTGTTCCTGCTGTTGACCGTTCCCGCCGGTGCGCCGCTGCGCAATCCGACGACGGGCGAGCTGATCGGCAATTCACCGTTCATGAACGGGCTGATCGCCCTGATCATGCTGATCTTCCTGACCAGCGGCTGGTGCTACGGCATCGGGGCCGGGACGGTGCGCACACTGACGGACGTCATCGCGGCCATCGAAAAATCGATCAAGGGCCTCGGGGGCACGATCTTTCTGTTCTTCATCCTGAGCCAGTTCGTCGCCTACTTCACCTACACCAACATGGGCACGGTGATGGCGCTCAGCCTCGCCGGCGTGCTGCAGTCGGCCAATATCGGCGCACTGCCGCTGCTGCTCGGCTTCATCGTCGTCGTCGCCATCATCGATCTGCTGCTGACCGGGGCCATCGCCAAATGGGCGATCTTCGCGCCCGTCTTCGTGCCGCTGCTGATGAAGCTCGGTGTCGAGCCGGAAGCCGTGCTCGCCGCCTACCGCATCGGCGACAGCCCGATGAACATGATCACGCCGCTCAACGCCTATTTCGCCATGGTCGTCGGCCTGATGCAGCGATACGACCGCAACGCCGGTGTCGGCACTGTCGTGGCGCTGATGCTGCCCTATCTGGCCGGAATGTTCCTGGTGTGGACGGCCCTCTTCGTGGTCTGGAAAACGCTGGGATTGCCCTGGGGCCTGTGA